A part of Synergistaceae bacterium genomic DNA contains:
- the nifJ gene encoding pyruvate:ferredoxin (flavodoxin) oxidoreductase yields MAKKHWKTMDGNTAAAHVAYAFTEVAAIFPITPSSTMPEMIDEWAAHGLKNIFGQTVKVTELQSEGGAAGAVHGALSAGSLASTFTASQGLLLMLPNMYKISGELMPSVFHVSARAVAGHALSIFGDHSDVMSARMTGFAMLASGSVQETMDLSAVSHLASIRSSVPFLNFFDGFRTSHEVQKIDSLEYDDLAKLVDYNAIDTFRTRSMRPENPFHKGTAQNPDIFFQAKEAASPYYVGIPDTVEFYMQEIKKLTGREYHPFNYYGHPEATRVVVAIGSACQAIEETVDYLNARGERVGVVEVHLYRPFSPKYFFRVLPSTVESIAVLDRCKEPGSLGEPLYEDIRTLFFEKGCCAPKIVGGRYGLGSKDTTPSHIKTVFDNLKLYEPRDHFTVGIVDDISDTSLPVKEQIVAAPEGTVCCKFWGLGSDGTVGANKNSIKIIGDYTDMYAQGYFAYDSKKSGGITVSHLRFGKSPIKSTYLIDAADFIACHKQEYVHQYNVLRGIKKGGTFLLNTQWVTLEDLEAQLPPKVKRALAANECKFYVINAVDEAEKLGLGNRTNTIMQSAFFKLANVIPIDAAVKYMKEAIEHSYGKRGEAVVKMNNNAVDAGLKNLIEIKVPADWANTQDKPVEKLGLPTEIPDFIENVCMVINAQEGDDLPSSAFLGWEDGRFPSGTSAYEKRGVAVNVPEWKSDKCIQCNQCAMVCPHAAIRPFLLNESERKSAPDGFGAVDPKAKNLKEAGYKYKMQVDALDCMGCGNCADICPVSALEMKPIATQNAEIPNWTHAIENIADKENAGNKFTIQGSQFQRPLLEFSGACAGCGETPYAKLITQLFGSRMMIANATGCSSIWGASSPSMPYTVDANGHGPAWGNSLFEDNAEYGYGMKLSLNVMMSYLVSAAEALLKLDIPQEDKAVLAEWLETRNDGEKSKASAAKVEALLEKALCCCCDGPNCTCDSVAASEEILSHYEQIHNYRDYLVKKSVWIFGGDGWGYDIGYGGLDHVLGSGEDVNILVLDTEVYSNTGGQSSKSTPTAAIAKFAASGKRVRKKDLGRMAMTYGHVYVAQVAMGADKNQLLKALAEAEAHKGPSLVIAYAPCINHGIKAGMGKTQEQSKKAVDAGYWHLYRYNPALTDQGKNPFTLDSKEPKAGFKEFLESEVRYASLKQSFPDVADALFDQAEKEARQRYNAYKTLAELGAEPIKAE; encoded by the coding sequence ATGGCAAAAAAACATTGGAAAACGATGGACGGGAACACGGCGGCGGCCCATGTAGCCTACGCGTTCACGGAAGTTGCAGCGATTTTTCCGATCACGCCTTCGTCCACCATGCCGGAAATGATCGACGAGTGGGCCGCTCACGGCCTCAAAAACATCTTCGGGCAGACCGTGAAGGTGACAGAACTCCAGTCCGAGGGAGGAGCCGCTGGGGCGGTTCACGGAGCGTTGTCCGCGGGTTCCCTGGCGAGTACCTTCACCGCGTCTCAGGGTCTCTTGCTGATGCTCCCCAATATGTATAAAATTTCGGGCGAGCTGATGCCCAGTGTCTTCCACGTCTCGGCGCGGGCTGTGGCGGGACACGCGTTGTCCATTTTCGGCGATCACAGCGATGTCATGTCCGCCCGCATGACTGGCTTCGCCATGTTGGCATCTGGAAGCGTGCAGGAGACAATGGACCTTTCCGCCGTCTCCCATCTGGCGAGCATTCGTTCCAGCGTTCCTTTCCTGAACTTCTTCGACGGGTTCCGCACCTCCCACGAGGTCCAGAAGATCGACTCCCTGGAGTACGACGACTTGGCGAAACTGGTGGACTACAACGCCATCGACACCTTCCGAACCCGCTCCATGAGGCCAGAAAACCCTTTTCATAAAGGAACAGCCCAAAACCCAGACATCTTTTTCCAGGCGAAAGAAGCCGCGTCTCCCTACTACGTGGGAATACCTGACACGGTGGAGTTCTATATGCAGGAGATCAAGAAACTCACGGGCCGGGAATACCATCCCTTCAACTACTACGGACACCCTGAAGCAACTCGTGTGGTGGTCGCCATTGGCTCCGCCTGCCAGGCTATCGAGGAGACCGTGGACTACTTGAACGCCCGAGGTGAGCGGGTAGGCGTTGTGGAGGTTCACCTTTATCGCCCCTTCTCTCCGAAGTATTTCTTCCGCGTTCTGCCCTCCACAGTGGAATCCATCGCCGTCCTCGACCGCTGCAAAGAACCCGGTTCTCTTGGTGAGCCTCTCTATGAGGATATCCGTACCCTGTTCTTCGAAAAGGGTTGCTGCGCCCCCAAAATCGTGGGCGGACGCTATGGACTCGGATCCAAGGACACGACGCCCTCCCACATCAAGACCGTGTTCGACAATCTGAAGCTCTACGAGCCCCGTGATCACTTCACTGTCGGCATCGTAGACGACATCAGTGACACCTCCCTGCCGGTGAAAGAGCAAATCGTGGCCGCTCCAGAGGGCACGGTTTGCTGCAAGTTCTGGGGATTGGGTTCCGATGGAACGGTAGGCGCCAACAAAAACTCCATCAAGATCATTGGGGACTATACCGACATGTACGCTCAGGGGTATTTCGCCTACGACTCCAAGAAGTCCGGGGGTATCACGGTGTCTCACCTGCGTTTCGGCAAGTCGCCTATCAAGTCTACCTACCTCATCGACGCCGCGGATTTCATCGCCTGTCACAAACAGGAGTATGTCCATCAGTATAACGTCCTACGCGGCATTAAAAAAGGCGGCACTTTCCTTTTAAATACACAGTGGGTCACCCTGGAGGACCTAGAGGCCCAGCTTCCCCCCAAGGTCAAGCGCGCCCTGGCCGCTAATGAATGCAAGTTCTACGTCATCAACGCCGTGGATGAGGCGGAGAAGCTGGGGTTGGGCAACAGGACGAACACCATTATGCAGTCCGCTTTCTTCAAGCTAGCCAACGTTATTCCCATCGACGCCGCGGTGAAATATATGAAGGAAGCCATCGAGCACAGCTACGGCAAGAGGGGCGAGGCGGTCGTCAAAATGAACAACAACGCCGTGGACGCGGGACTCAAAAACCTCATAGAGATAAAGGTCCCCGCCGACTGGGCCAACACTCAGGACAAGCCCGTGGAGAAGCTGGGGCTGCCCACGGAGATCCCCGATTTCATCGAGAACGTCTGCATGGTCATCAACGCCCAAGAAGGGGACGACCTGCCCTCCAGCGCCTTCCTTGGCTGGGAAGATGGCCGGTTCCCCTCCGGTACCTCCGCTTACGAAAAGCGAGGTGTGGCGGTCAACGTCCCCGAGTGGAAGAGCGACAAGTGCATCCAGTGTAATCAGTGCGCTATGGTCTGTCCCCACGCGGCCATTCGTCCGTTCTTGTTGAACGAAAGCGAGCGAAAATCCGCTCCCGATGGATTCGGCGCCGTCGATCCCAAAGCCAAGAACCTCAAAGAAGCCGGCTACAAGTACAAGATGCAGGTAGACGCGCTGGACTGCATGGGCTGTGGCAACTGCGCGGATATTTGCCCGGTAAGCGCTCTGGAGATGAAGCCCATTGCCACCCAGAACGCGGAGATTCCCAACTGGACCCACGCAATAGAAAATATCGCCGACAAGGAGAACGCCGGGAACAAGTTCACCATCCAAGGCAGTCAATTCCAGCGTCCCCTACTGGAGTTCAGCGGCGCTTGCGCTGGCTGCGGCGAGACGCCCTACGCCAAGCTGATCACCCAGCTCTTCGGCAGTCGCATGATGATCGCCAACGCCACGGGCTGTTCCTCCATATGGGGCGCGTCCTCCCCAAGTATGCCCTATACTGTGGACGCCAATGGACATGGTCCGGCCTGGGGCAACTCCCTTTTCGAGGATAACGCCGAGTATGGCTACGGGATGAAGCTCTCCCTTAACGTCATGATGAGTTACCTCGTCAGCGCCGCGGAGGCGTTGCTGAAGCTGGACATTCCTCAGGAGGACAAGGCGGTTCTCGCGGAGTGGCTGGAGACCCGCAACGATGGGGAAAAGTCCAAGGCATCCGCGGCGAAAGTGGAGGCGTTACTGGAGAAAGCGCTCTGCTGTTGCTGCGACGGGCCTAACTGTACCTGCGACAGCGTTGCTGCCTCAGAGGAAATTCTGTCCCACTACGAACAAATTCACAACTACCGCGATTATCTGGTCAAGAAGTCCGTTTGGATCTTCGGGGGCGACGGCTGGGGCTATGATATCGGCTACGGCGGGTTGGATCACGTTTTGGGCAGCGGTGAGGACGTCAACATTCTGGTTCTGGACACCGAGGTCTACTCTAACACGGGAGGGCAATCCTCGAAATCGACACCCACGGCGGCTATTGCCAAGTTCGCCGCCAGCGGCAAGCGCGTCCGTAAAAAGGACCTGGGGCGTATGGCCATGACCTATGGACATGTTTATGTGGCGCAAGTGGCTATGGGCGCGGATAAAAACCAGTTGCTCAAGGCTCTGGCTGAGGCCGAGGCTCACAAGGGCCCCTCGTTGGTCATCGCCTACGCGCCCTGCATCAACCACGGCATAAAAGCCGGCATGGGCAAGACCCAAGAGCAGTCGAAGAAGGCCGTGGACGCGGGCTACTGGCACCTGTATCGCTACAACCCCGCCCTAACCGATCAAGGGAAGAACCCCTTCACCTTGGACTCCAAGGAACCGAAAGCTGGTTTCAAAGAGTTCCTCGAAAGCGAAGTTCGTTACGCCTCTTTGAAACAGAGCTTCCCCGACGTGGCGGACGCCCTGTTTGACCAGGCGGAGAAAGAGGCTCGTCAGCGCTACAACGCCTATAAGACTCTCGCGGAACTGGGCGCGGAACCCATTAAAGCTGAATAG
- a CDS encoding LmeA family phospholipid-binding protein: MGVILFAIPASGAHFEFKGKIDAQDPTSRLLAYYVKEFSPETLDLCIDEQPDETGRFRDIYMNLTGVLIEGIRLDKLIFRMYDAQFNAPTKWASGEVECESVLQIYAQCLLKEKDINRKLATETFGKDDHWQDISMKIAPSGLYAKGTYIAKVLFVTLRILLEVESGLKIVENKELWLEGYKVRVNTMSVPDYITKQAISQIQPLLSLRRFPLPLKLHKIEFQEGQALLATRNLPQPPEDGITYHYAAE, from the coding sequence TTGGGAGTAATCCTGTTCGCTATCCCGGCATCCGGGGCGCACTTTGAGTTTAAAGGAAAGATCGACGCCCAGGATCCTACGTCACGCCTTCTGGCTTACTACGTTAAGGAGTTCTCTCCCGAAACACTGGATCTGTGCATCGATGAGCAACCCGACGAAACGGGACGTTTTCGCGACATCTACATGAACCTGACGGGGGTTTTGATTGAGGGAATCCGCCTGGACAAACTGATCTTCCGTATGTACGACGCGCAGTTTAACGCACCGACAAAATGGGCGTCCGGTGAGGTAGAGTGCGAGAGCGTGCTCCAGATATACGCCCAGTGTCTTCTTAAGGAGAAAGATATCAACCGCAAGCTGGCGACGGAAACCTTCGGAAAAGACGACCATTGGCAAGACATTTCCATGAAAATCGCTCCGTCCGGGCTTTACGCCAAGGGAACCTACATCGCGAAAGTTTTGTTCGTTACGTTGCGTATTTTGTTGGAGGTCGAAAGCGGGCTAAAAATTGTGGAGAACAAGGAGCTGTGGCTGGAGGGCTACAAAGTGCGGGTCAACACAATGAGCGTTCCGGACTACATTACCAAGCAGGCTATCTCTCAGATACAGCCTCTACTGAGCCTGAGACGCTTCCCTCTGCCGCTCAAACTGCACAAGATCGAATTTCAAGAGGGACAGGCCCTTTTGGCTACTCGTAACCTTCCGCAACCACCGGAAGACGGCATCACTTACCATTACGCGGCGGAGTGA
- a CDS encoding 2-phosphosulfolactate phosphatase → MSKLVQVETVFSYSEHLPVVDVWLVVDILRATTMIVTWFAAGGAELYPTVSVDAARSLAEHLKEEGGQPLLMGEQNAVAPQGFDLGNSPLGITPEMIQKYSCAVMATTNGTKAISKAASMGTPVLIACARNAFAALDLALTKGNRLGIFCSGRKGRPAWDDTLCAGLFIAILKEHFPDIRLADSSRLALLAWSEPKNFKSSLKTADHAIFLEKIGYGDDIAFAAEIDAVRVVPELHELPSGNETRLVLRPGMVPEKPLALNRQASWALKILEKNSRGGEIFSEPTALIRLLAPNRTEDDALSDFSPMAEGRHSPGNVFFGGELYRRRRRNKVKRTS, encoded by the coding sequence ATGTCGAAACTCGTACAAGTCGAGACGGTTTTTTCGTATAGCGAACACTTGCCTGTGGTGGATGTCTGGTTGGTGGTGGATATTTTGCGGGCAACAACTATGATAGTAACTTGGTTCGCTGCGGGAGGCGCCGAACTCTACCCTACTGTTTCCGTGGATGCCGCGAGGTCTCTTGCGGAACATCTGAAAGAAGAGGGCGGGCAACCCCTTTTGATGGGAGAACAAAACGCTGTCGCGCCCCAGGGGTTCGACTTGGGAAATTCTCCATTAGGCATTACGCCGGAAATGATCCAAAAATATTCTTGCGCTGTCATGGCTACCACAAATGGCACAAAGGCCATATCGAAGGCTGCCTCCATGGGAACACCCGTTCTCATTGCTTGCGCACGCAACGCCTTTGCCGCTCTCGATTTGGCGCTCACCAAAGGGAACCGGTTGGGTATTTTTTGTTCCGGGCGCAAAGGACGTCCGGCGTGGGACGACACGTTGTGCGCGGGACTTTTCATCGCCATTCTGAAAGAACACTTCCCCGACATACGTCTCGCCGACAGCTCGCGGTTGGCCTTGCTAGCCTGGTCGGAGCCCAAGAACTTCAAATCATCCCTTAAAACCGCTGATCACGCTATTTTTTTGGAAAAGATCGGATATGGAGATGATATCGCTTTCGCGGCTGAGATCGATGCCGTCCGTGTCGTCCCCGAACTTCATGAGCTTCCCAGTGGAAACGAAACGCGGTTGGTCCTGCGCCCAGGTATGGTCCCCGAAAAACCTCTCGCGTTGAACCGCCAAGCCTCATGGGCTCTGAAAATATTGGAAAAAAACTCGCGCGGAGGGGAAATTTTCTCTGAACCTACCGCCTTGATTCGGTTGCTCGCTCCGAACCGGACCGAAGATGATGCCTTATCTGATTTTTCACCTATGGCGGAGGGAAGGCACAGTCCAGGAAACGTTTTCTTCGGTGGTGAACTTTACCGGCGACGACGCAGAAATAAGGTTAAAAGAACCTCTTGA
- a CDS encoding alanyl-tRNA editing protein: METRRDEGEKKTAKTAKIVDVLELSNKKAKIVLENSPFHPSGGGQPGDTGTLRTEGFRAEVRDAHKHEDSIEDSIEKKLSDSRSSRLAGSPFYKTILDLTLIEGKPKPGMEVVTEVDTARNMILSQMHTGQHLFSRLQENACEGLETLKVNIGVDESVVYVRYDGPLTWESLFELEEKTAAVIRADLPVESFLTSREEAEKIPELKAKWDRIHDERIRVVRVAGIDATACAGTHVKRTGEIGGFLVTGFNGSAPDWEVRFTVEKEVRVREYTRVMRRLLRDVGCRPDQLGEVFARQKAENAFLRQVTDKVRPYISIVWEEREVGNYPLYFALLSGLTKELLSIPARNCVAEHPNAFCLVLIPDTSINTPFPFILLRGAELPVDLLGLLKKFPELEARGGGKADWLNGTTTQRSLSVWFDCLKRLP; the protein is encoded by the coding sequence ATGGAAACGCGTCGAGACGAAGGAGAAAAAAAAACCGCAAAAACTGCAAAAATTGTTGATGTTCTCGAACTCAGCAATAAAAAAGCCAAGATCGTCCTGGAAAACTCTCCCTTTCACCCCAGCGGCGGAGGTCAGCCGGGAGATACGGGAACGCTGAGAACCGAGGGATTCCGCGCCGAGGTCCGCGACGCCCACAAGCACGAAGACTCAATAGAAGACTCGATAGAGAAGAAACTAAGCGATTCGCGCAGCTCCCGCCTCGCTGGCTCTCCGTTTTATAAAACGATCCTCGATCTGACCTTGATTGAGGGGAAACCGAAACCTGGCATGGAAGTCGTGACGGAGGTCGACACAGCGCGCAACATGATTTTGTCCCAGATGCACACGGGGCAGCATTTATTTTCTCGCTTGCAAGAAAACGCCTGCGAGGGCCTCGAAACCCTCAAGGTGAACATCGGGGTGGACGAAAGCGTCGTCTACGTTCGCTACGACGGCCCTCTGACCTGGGAGTCTTTGTTTGAGCTGGAGGAAAAGACGGCTGCAGTCATCCGCGCCGACCTGCCGGTGGAGTCCTTCCTGACCTCCAGAGAGGAAGCGGAGAAAATCCCAGAGCTGAAGGCCAAGTGGGACCGCATCCACGACGAGCGGATACGGGTGGTGCGTGTGGCGGGTATTGACGCCACGGCCTGCGCGGGGACTCACGTGAAACGGACGGGAGAAATCGGCGGGTTTCTGGTTACGGGGTTCAATGGTTCCGCCCCCGACTGGGAGGTACGCTTCACCGTGGAAAAGGAAGTACGTGTACGGGAGTACACCCGCGTAATGAGGCGCTTGCTGCGGGACGTGGGCTGCCGACCAGACCAACTGGGGGAGGTCTTCGCCCGGCAAAAAGCCGAGAACGCTTTTCTTCGCCAGGTGACGGACAAGGTACGTCCCTATATTTCCATCGTCTGGGAGGAGCGCGAGGTGGGAAATTACCCCCTTTACTTCGCTCTGCTTTCCGGACTGACAAAGGAGCTGCTCTCGATACCCGCGCGTAACTGCGTCGCAGAGCACCCAAACGCTTTTTGCCTCGTTCTCATACCCGATACCTCTATCAATACCCCTTTCCCCTTCATCTTGCTGCGGGGGGCCGAGCTTCCCGTGGACCTGTTGGGATTACTCAAAAAATTCCCCGAACTTGAAGCGCGGGGTGGGGGCAAGGCGGACTGGCTCAACGGGACGACGACTCAGAGATCCCTGTCTGTTTGGTTCGACTGTCTAAAGCGTTTACCTTGA
- a CDS encoding DUF4230 domain-containing protein: MSIIITLLLVASVVINVWLLRRRPGLGKRSSYSTLLEGIKNIKELATIRQAFQSIVMFEDSKSLLGFSLPGTRRKFILKYAGTIVCGNDLAQVTITERFALNRVRMVVPRSRLLDLYADMKSVQVYDQRAGIFTSIELQDQNREIANNLEEVRQDALQSDILRRADENTRAVLTSLAASLGMIAEVVFDQEEEVLHVSAPTDPELEPSLVSGEIAREIGVESEVLFPEKVNLP; this comes from the coding sequence GTGAGTATTATCATAACCCTTTTGCTTGTGGCTTCTGTGGTGATCAATGTGTGGCTCTTGAGACGAAGGCCGGGCCTCGGAAAACGTTCCTCTTACTCCACGTTGTTGGAGGGGATCAAAAATATCAAGGAGCTGGCGACGATACGGCAGGCTTTTCAATCTATTGTCATGTTCGAGGATTCCAAGTCCCTATTGGGTTTTTCCCTGCCGGGGACGAGACGTAAGTTTATTCTAAAGTACGCCGGTACTATCGTCTGTGGCAACGACTTGGCGCAGGTGACGATCACGGAGCGCTTCGCACTCAACCGGGTGCGTATGGTCGTGCCTCGCAGCCGATTGCTGGATCTCTACGCGGACATGAAAAGCGTTCAGGTTTACGACCAAAGGGCGGGTATATTCACCTCCATCGAACTGCAAGATCAGAATCGGGAAATCGCCAACAACTTGGAAGAAGTACGGCAGGACGCTCTTCAGAGCGATATTCTGCGTCGGGCGGACGAAAACACGCGGGCAGTTCTTACCTCTTTGGCCGCGTCTCTGGGTATGATAGCAGAAGTCGTCTTCGATCAGGAGGAGGAGGTTCTCCACGTTTCGGCTCCGACAGATCCAGAACTTGAGCCATCTCTTGTTTCTGGGGAAATCGCCAGGGAGATCGGAGTCGAGTCCGAGGTTCTCTTTCCAGAAAAAGTCAATCTGCCTTAA
- the larC gene encoding nickel pincer cofactor biosynthesis protein LarC — MKTLYLDCFAGIAGDMLVGALFEFAPNLDRLRAELAKMTKLSTSDYEIQIEKDVRGGIAGNYFCVKTHEHHPHRGLKEIEDIVVTSALSTRIQREAMRAFALLAEAEAKVHGVTPEEIHFHEVGAIDSIVDIVGAFILIDQLEWPRVLCSTINVGSGTVTCAHGLLPVPTPATEILLHGLPVCSRGEPMERTTPTGALLVRCLADGFCEIPEGTILTSGYGLGTRKSDLPNLLRVLLMECKELGGQGVKHDRVTLLESNIDDMNPQDFELVTERLFEEGALDVWLESIDMKKGRPGVKFCCLCSPEKAEALSWIVLRDTTTQGVRRATLDRSKLCYKIDEVFTSLGALRVKTAFMGENPIRRTPEYDDIKHLAKEKRLPLSEIRNQVLRELPQ; from the coding sequence ATGAAGACGTTATATTTAGATTGTTTTGCGGGTATTGCTGGCGACATGTTGGTGGGGGCGCTCTTCGAGTTTGCTCCAAATCTGGACCGACTCAGAGCTGAGTTGGCTAAAATGACGAAACTTTCGACCTCGGATTACGAAATTCAGATAGAAAAAGACGTCAGGGGCGGCATCGCAGGAAACTATTTTTGCGTGAAGACCCATGAACATCATCCCCACAGAGGATTGAAAGAAATAGAGGACATCGTCGTGACCAGCGCTCTTTCTACTCGTATCCAGCGCGAGGCCATGAGAGCTTTTGCTCTGCTGGCGGAGGCCGAGGCGAAAGTCCATGGCGTTACGCCGGAGGAGATCCATTTTCATGAAGTGGGGGCCATCGACTCCATCGTGGACATCGTGGGGGCCTTCATTTTAATTGATCAGTTGGAGTGGCCCAGGGTACTATGCTCCACTATTAACGTGGGGTCAGGGACCGTCACGTGCGCTCACGGGCTGTTGCCCGTGCCCACTCCAGCGACGGAGATTCTGCTCCATGGCCTGCCGGTTTGTTCGAGGGGAGAGCCTATGGAGCGGACAACGCCTACAGGCGCGTTATTGGTCCGTTGTTTGGCGGACGGATTCTGCGAGATCCCGGAGGGAACGATTCTGACTTCCGGTTACGGACTGGGGACTCGGAAATCGGACCTGCCCAACCTCCTCCGCGTTCTTCTGATGGAGTGCAAAGAGCTGGGGGGGCAGGGCGTGAAGCATGATCGCGTGACACTGCTGGAAAGTAATATCGACGACATGAATCCTCAGGACTTCGAACTTGTCACAGAGCGGCTTTTTGAAGAGGGCGCCTTAGATGTTTGGTTGGAGTCCATCGACATGAAAAAAGGACGTCCGGGAGTGAAGTTTTGTTGCCTTTGTTCCCCCGAAAAAGCTGAGGCGCTTTCGTGGATCGTTTTGCGCGACACCACCACTCAGGGGGTGCGGCGAGCAACTCTTGACCGCTCTAAATTATGTTATAAGATAGACGAAGTTTTCACCTCCCTGGGCGCTCTGAGGGTGAAAACGGCTTTTATGGGGGAAAACCCCATTCGCCGTACTCCAGAATATGACGACATCAAGCATTTAGCGAAGGAAAAAAGGCTTCCTCTGTCGGAGATTCGCAATCAAGTTCTTCGTGAGTTGCCGCAATGA
- a CDS encoding DUF4153 domain-containing protein → MYGIDRKRYFWVSASALLQGFLLGKYVYTSSGVFLTLPLSLVVVVPFALWLGQEYWGRRLRRFLGSLAAILALFHAYWLWSVFPSDSEIYALPTQNMNLVRTAIAAFLLLPFFQCRIASWSWRVPYSDIFFQLCRNVFLLFQAVIVTAVFWALLLTASLLFEIIGLVFVPQIIFNPLVAFPLTSLTIALSTTLALKHPGIDSVGRWILAILAWLLLPFSILSTVFVVSLLFSGLQNLWNTGQASSLMLLLQFATILLANAAWLDGTHNPFSNKVVDFVSKLSLLPCLPIYTALCFRSLGLRVQQYGWSVDRIHATFFVVVTGVWGLGYAGSVFLRQWPSAIARVNTTATLILAIIVVAMNSPLLDPYRLSANNQVERLLEGSTRPENFDFLYLRFNLGRYGNYALSRLKNANGDTGAAIQEYLGPATSIDPKEHWFSVQNGLLPESRRREILAGAKVYPEGRVLSPALVNVLVSRWGEPGFPPLRNIRKSSDLFFSFKKVINERDQRDQEELLLITMGTSMVFDVSLKEPRTVGVFRIEMDLSFLKSEDVKIMEPQFKDIELGGWRYQIMPFTPW, encoded by the coding sequence ATGTACGGCATTGATCGCAAACGCTATTTCTGGGTTAGCGCCTCGGCCTTGCTCCAGGGTTTCTTGTTGGGCAAGTACGTCTATACCAGTTCCGGAGTTTTTCTGACCCTGCCCTTGAGTTTGGTGGTAGTGGTCCCCTTCGCCCTCTGGTTGGGGCAGGAATACTGGGGCAGACGCCTCAGACGCTTTTTAGGCTCCCTCGCAGCGATCCTTGCCCTTTTCCACGCCTACTGGCTCTGGTCCGTCTTTCCATCAGACTCAGAGATCTACGCTCTGCCCACGCAAAACATGAACTTGGTCAGAACCGCTATTGCCGCTTTTTTGCTCCTGCCGTTTTTCCAATGCCGCATTGCTTCTTGGAGCTGGCGAGTTCCCTACTCGGATATTTTCTTTCAACTTTGCCGCAACGTTTTCCTGCTTTTTCAGGCCGTCATTGTCACGGCGGTCTTTTGGGCCCTACTGCTCACCGCTTCTCTGCTCTTCGAGATCATCGGACTCGTCTTCGTTCCCCAGATCATCTTCAATCCCCTGGTGGCGTTTCCCCTTACGAGCCTCACCATCGCCCTGTCCACCACTTTGGCCTTGAAACACCCCGGTATCGACTCGGTGGGACGTTGGATCCTTGCCATCCTGGCCTGGCTTTTACTGCCCTTTTCGATCCTATCCACCGTATTCGTCGTGTCTCTTCTCTTTTCAGGGCTCCAGAACCTGTGGAACACCGGACAGGCCAGCTCTCTCATGCTTTTGTTGCAGTTCGCCACTATATTATTGGCCAACGCGGCGTGGTTGGACGGAACCCATAACCCTTTTTCCAACAAAGTGGTGGACTTTGTTTCGAAACTGTCTCTGTTGCCTTGCTTGCCCATCTACACGGCCCTGTGCTTCCGCTCCCTGGGACTCCGCGTTCAGCAGTACGGCTGGAGCGTGGACCGTATCCACGCAACGTTTTTCGTTGTTGTGACCGGCGTCTGGGGTCTGGGCTACGCAGGTTCTGTCTTTCTGCGCCAGTGGCCTTCGGCAATCGCACGCGTCAATACCACCGCGACGCTGATTCTCGCGATCATCGTCGTGGCGATGAATTCTCCTCTCTTGGATCCTTACCGCTTATCCGCCAACAATCAAGTGGAACGTCTTTTGGAAGGGAGCACGAGGCCCGAAAATTTCGACTTCCTCTATCTGCGTTTCAATCTGGGACGCTACGGCAATTACGCTCTCTCTCGCCTGAAGAACGCCAACGGAGACACAGGCGCGGCTATCCAAGAGTACCTGGGTCCCGCGACCTCTATCGACCCCAAGGAACATTGGTTCAGCGTCCAAAATGGACTGCTTCCCGAAAGTCGGAGGCGAGAAATCCTAGCCGGGGCGAAAGTCTACCCGGAGGGGAGAGTTCTCTCGCCCGCTCTGGTGAACGTTTTGGTGTCTCGATGGGGCGAGCCCGGTTTTCCCCCCCTTCGCAACATTCGGAAAAGCTCTGATTTGTTTTTTTCATTTAAAAAAGTCATAAATGAGCGAGATCAGCGAGATCAGGAGGAACTTCTGCTGATCACAATGGGAACGAGCATGGTTTTCGACGTTTCTTTGAAGGAGCCTCGTACCGTAGGAGTGTTCAGAATCGAGATGGACCTCTCTTTCCTAAAGTCCGAGGATGTAAAAATTATGGAGCCCCAGTTCAAGGACATCGAGTTGGGCGGATGGCGCTACCAGATCATGCCCTTCACTCCGTGGTGA